The genomic segment AAACCAAACACAAACAGCATTACCATTGATCCACCAATAAAAATCATCCGCAAAAAGTAAACATCAGGTTTTTTTTACATGGTCAAAACTCATAACACTGCTGACTGGCAACAACTACTCATATCATATCCATATCCATTGACAACAATTCAACACAGAACTACACCAAAACCAAATGAATGTTCTTCCTTTAGATTAATCTCACAACAATATTTCAATACATTTACTATGTCTCAGATCAATATTGCATTAGATCagcaataaataaacaatagaaTAATCTTTGTATATTTGTCATACAATAGCaacatcatttaaaaataaccaaTAGAATAATCTCACAAACCATCAGCTACCAGCTAAAATATCAACAGTTGaacaataagatttttttaaaaaaaatacgatttttttcagtttctaaacctaaaatcaataaaattaaaaaattttcgaAGCAAAACGTATCAAACACTAACACCAGCCTTAAAGAACAATTGGTTTCTCGAAAGTAATAAGAAATCATTACCTTCTTCTCGCCAAGGAAGTTCCTGATCTCGATGGCAGTATTGCTGTTGGCGATGGAGGCATTAATGGGAAAGTGAGCATACACAAACCTCATCTTGTATCTGTAGCCCTTGGTAACCCCAGTGATCAAGTTCTCAACGTGGCTAAGGGCTGTCCTAATAGCAGCACTGGTCTTTCTTGACCCAAACCAGGCATCTATCTTGAGCTTTCTCTTCCCTTCCTCGTCTTTGATCAACTGAAAATCAAGATTCAAGTGCTTGAAGTTCCTTGTAAGCTTCCCTCTTGGGCCTTCGACTTCGATGATTCTAGCATTGATCTTGATCTTAACCCCATCTGGGATATCCATCGCTTCAGAAGAGAGGATTGTCTTCATGATTTCTCGGCGTCGGCAGCAGCCCTCTCCAACTCAAGTTTCTCTCCAAGGCCACAAaatcagaaaaacaaaattaattatataacagCGGGCGGCAGCTTATTAGAGTAAAGCAGGGTAGAGTGTTACAAAAAATGCCCTaaagtttttgtgtttttgggcctaaaccctaaaatatgATAGGGTGATGTAGGCCCTTTTGCTTGGTCCAGTTTGAAATTGCTGGATGGGTTTTTCTGAAGCCCAGCCCAACCCACATTTCCTTCCTTTGTTTGTTCCTTTATTTATGCAAAAGCTTGTttgatgaattttgttttagtttttggaAAACTTTAGGTGCTTGATTTTTATCCAATTACAtccaattctttttttcttgtacgGTCTTcatagtttttgtattttcacttCTAATCCAAAAGTTTAATTTCTTTACATTTTAGCCATTGAgttagagaggagagagaaaa from the Populus nigra chromosome 9, ddPopNigr1.1, whole genome shotgun sequence genome contains:
- the LOC133703206 gene encoding large ribosomal subunit protein uL6-like, coding for MKTILSSEAMDIPDGVKIKINARIIEVEGPRGKLTRNFKHLNLDFQLIKDEEGKRKLKIDAWFGSRKTSAAIRTALSHVENLITGVTKGYRYKMRFVYAHFPINASIANSNTAIEIRNFLGEKKVRKVDMLEGVSIVRSEKVKDELVLDGNDIELVSRSAALINQKCHVKNKDIRKFLDGIYVSEKGTVFEEE